Genomic window (Geotrypetes seraphini chromosome 6, aGeoSer1.1, whole genome shotgun sequence):
tccacaactgaactttgccacctgtcccatgactctttaattttctcaggagcctctcatgaggaactttatcaaaagctttctgaaaatctcgatacactatatcaaccatctcacctttatccacaccttcaaagaagtcaagaaaattGGTGATGCCAGATCTCGCTCGGCTGAACCAAACAGTTTCTAATAGTCCAAACCCCATTCtgttatgagaaaaaaaaattataaaagttaCAGGATTTCAAACTGCTTATGGATCAATGACATGGAAAATTAGACACGATCAATAATTTGGATATGCCACTTTAGTCAGTTTTTCTTGGAGACAGTCCCATATTCAGGGGTTACTGTAGCTTagtggatttatacaaataagaATTAGGGACTTTGTCCCTGCTTGAAATGTGTTTCCCTTTAAAAATAAGCTTACTTTGCTACCGATATATACACACTCATTTGAAAGCTCCCTGTGGATGTTCAGAATTGCCTGTATTATGCATATGAATCAGCACTGTAACTCATTTCACAGCAGTTCGTGTTTTGGGATTTATACCTATAACTAAGGTTTTTATTTCCAATTAATTAGTGGCTCTTTGAAAATATTTATTGGTGTGGGACTTTTGCTGGCTGCCTTTTTCAGTTGAGCCAGATACATGTTTTTGCATCATATCAGAAATGTACTGGTATTTGTATTACTCCCAGTAACCAGCAGCACTCTCAACCATCCCTACCCTTGGTTATTCTGTCTGCTTGCCACCGGCTCTGATGTGTAGAGAAGTCATTTGAAGGAGAATTCTGTCCCATTAGCAGCTAAAAGTTTGTCCAACTGAAAACTCATCAGCATTGAAAAGGCacaaaaataaattggaatatcCAAGGCATGCAGAGGgagggtgtgtatgtgtgtgagagagtaCTAGGGACATGAGTGCTTTTTGGTATTTATGTAATATGGGGACAATTTTATGTGGGTGGGTTCATTTAAGTGCCCCAATGCTGTGCAGAGAGAGCCTAATTTCTAATGGCATCTGTGCACCCagatttcattatagaatactagcatcaATCAAGCCCTAGACCTGGCATAACTGaagctatagaaacatgatgacagataaaggccaaatagcccatctagtctgcctatccgcagtaaccaccattatctcttcctctctccaagagatcccatgctttcttgaattcagacagtctctatctccacctcttctgggagactgttcaacgcatctaccaccctttctgtaaaatggtattaactttatcctataccctctcattccagagcttcctttcaactgaaagagactcgtctcatgcacatttacatcaagtAGGTATTTGAACgactatcatatcttccctctcctgcctttcctccaacgtatacagtttgagatctttaagtctgtccccatatgccttatgaagaccacgtaccattttagtagccttcctctggacctacacaatattctaaatgaggtctcaacaaagtcttatacaggggcatcaatacctccttttccctactgaccatagctctccctatgcaccctagcatccttctagctttcgccgtcaccttttcaacatgtttggctacttaagatcatcacatacaatcacacccaagtcccgctcttctgtcatgtacataaattcttcaccccttaaactgtaccattcccttggtttttgcagcctaaatgcattccttgcatttcttagcattaaattttagctgccaaacttcagaccattcttcaagcttcaccaggtctttcttcatgttattcacaccatccggggtgtctactctattgaagattttggtatcatccagaaagaggtaaatcttacccaacagccttTCAGcagtatcatttataaaaatgttaaaaagaacagcccTAAGACCAGAACCTTGCAACATACCACTAGTTACATCCCTTTCTTGATTGCTACTTACAGCATTCTATAAGTTGTGTGCATAAGTGGACACATCATCCATACCCTTTTCCTTCCATTTGTTATTCTATGCCACAGTTATAGATTTGCCTTCATatatctatttttttaaattctaaggTTTTCAAAATGTAAAAACAATCCTGATATTGAGACTGTGGGAGATAACAAGCTGTCTCCCGTAGTCCACAGTgaatccagaaattcaatgctagcaCGGTATCTGCTGCCTGGAATTGAatttctgtttggttttttttttggctggCCAAGACAAAgccagctaagtcaatattcatcaGTTGGCTAGCTAAGACATAGTGGTCAAAGATAGACCAGTTTTTTACGGTAGATGGATTTATCTGGCCACTGAACTTAGCCAGCCAGCCGATGAATGTTGATGGTGACTAGCTATCGACCAAACAGGATATTCAGCAGGACATAGCCAACGATTTCTTGCTGAGTATTGGCGGATAGCCAGCTATGTGCTATTGAGCCAGCCGGGAGCCATTgctggctggctaaatagcgcTGAAGGTTGAGCCCACTAGCTCTACATACAACTGTATTTGTATAATTGGGTGTAATTATTTATCATTaatgttggtttttgtttttttttcttttatgctccCTTTTAGGTGAAAACCTCAGAGTTTTTTCGATACTCTCGCCAGCTGCGACATGAGGTTGAACAAGCCTTGAACTATTTTCACAGCATTCATGAACAACCTTTAATGGAAATTAAATCTAATCGTATTCGATCGGCCAAACCCCAGACTGCAGTATTCAGAGGAATGATAGGTCATAGCATGGTGAACAGTAAAATCCTTCTGTTACACAAACCAAGGGTATGGTGGGAACTAGAAGGTCCACAGGTACCACTACGGCCTGACTGTCTTGCCATAGTCAATAACTTTGTGTTCCTGTTGGGAGGGGAAGAACTGGGTCCAGATGGAGAGTTTCATGCATCTTCCAAAGTCTTTAGATATGATCCAAGGCAAAATAGTTGGTTGCGAATGTCCGACATGTCTGTTCCTCGCTCAGAGTTTGCTGTAGGGGTTATTGGGAGATACATTTATGCTGTGGCAGGTAGAACAAGGGATGAAACATTTTATTCCACTGAACGGTATGACATCACTGAAGACAAATGGGAGTTTGTAGATCCTTATCCAGTCAACAAATATGGACATGAAGGGACAGTGCTTAGTAATAAACTCTATATTACCGGAGGAATTACATCTTCATCCACTTCTAAGCAAGTTTGTGTATTTGATCCAAGTAAAGAGGGGACAGTGGAACAACGAACTAGAAGAACTCAAGTTCTTACTAACTGTTGGGAAAACCGATGCAAAATGAATTATGCAAGATGTTTTCATAAAATGATTTCATACGGCGGAAAGCTGTATGTCTTTGGTGGTGTATGTGTGATTTTGAGGGCTTCTTTTGAGTCTCAGGGTTGTCCATCTACAGAAGTTTATGATCCAGATACTGATCAGTGGACAATACTGGCATCTATGCCAGTCGGCAGAAGTGGGCATGGTGTAGCTGTTTTGGAAAAGCAGATCATGGTCTTAGGTGGTCTTTGTTACAATGGCCATTATAGTGATTCTATTCTTACCTTTGATCCTGAGGACAATAAATGGAAAGAAGATGAATATCCTAGAATGCCCTGCAAATTAGATGGTTTACAAGTATGTAGCCTGCATTTCCCTGAGTATGTCTTGGAGCATGTTAGGCGCTGTAGCTAAAACTGTAAACAATTTTTCTTATTTTACAAAATGTATAGAAATCAATGCAATTTTGAAATCTAGGACAATAATCTGTATATAAGACAGCATTAATACATAGAGAAAATAGAAACATCTCACCAATTTTCTTAGAAATACAGTTCATTCTAGACTGATATTGTGGTTTATATTACATTTTTTGCAAATGTTGGAACGAGAGAGATCAGAATTAACTTCTTCTGGAAGCTGATATAGTAACCCATGGAATTTCCTGCAGTCTGTGTGGCCTCATTTGCACAAACTTTGCTACTCATGCAAAGGGTCCGGGTAGCAAACTTTTACTTAAAATTTTGCCACTGGgaccagccaaaaaaaaaaagataaatatgcaCCAAAAAGTGCAGTCATCTCAGGGCTAGTTGTAAGATGTTGGCTAGGTTTAAGCAGTGGAGAAGAATGGGTTCTTCCCCAGAGCTCATAGACCATGGTCCTAAAGTAAAAAgaattatcccaagacaagcaggcagcatattcttacatgtgggtgatgtcactgacggagccccggtacattacattacattgtacttaTTAACCGTGTTAacaaaaagttctacgcggtttacaaaagattattaatGATAAACATGATCCATGAAATAGAATGAATTAAGTAGTCAAATATTTagtgaaaagataggttttcagctgttttctgaaatgtttataagaatcaGCTGTGAGCAGCAATGAGCGAAATTCTTTTTCGTGAGAGGCTGCCTGAAATGCTAAAGAGTTATTAaggaatttcttacttttacaataCTTTACAGAAGGAAAATCAAACAAGGCATGAGCTTTTCTACTATATTTATGTGTAGCTATGAAGAAACTATCAACCAGATAGATAGGAGCTAAGCTGTGTAGAACTTTATAGCAGAAATAGCCCAGCTTAAACAGTACCCGGGCTTCCACaagcatcaccactttaagacttGAGAAAGGTCACGATAGCCCGCACCGCGCAAGTGCCTTCTCTTCCAATGTAGatgtgcggtccctcagtttcttaatttccatggagctaagaagtcgtgtttcaacggccgttgatcCTTTTTTGTCTTCCCACTCGCGGTTTTGTGactttcaatttttcttttttcttgttcttttatttcctCACctaataaaagtttttaaaaaatcttctgGGTTTTTTTCCGTCTGCGGGTTTTTGGACCAGAGGGGCCTCCTCTCCATCTCAGCCATCTAATTCAATTTAGCTGAGACAGTGTTCCCATCCATGTCCTGCCCGCTgatgggttttaagaagtgcgttTGCTGTGCTCATACTATTTCCCTAACGGACCTTCTTTcatggtgccttcagtgtttgggtcccgAGCACCGTGTCAAAGCACTGCTCTTTGTTGCAAAAGCGTACTATAAGAAATAGTTTTGCAGCAACAGAAACCTTTTGGCATTGGCATGGACCAGGAACCTGCATCAACACCGCCGGTGTCCAAGGCACTGACCCCGAAGATGACGACACCAAAGGCATCAACACTCACCCCGGTGTTGCACTATACAATTCTgttaggtaagccggctaagaagccttcccaaCCCGGGACACAGGTCACAAAGGCATCGAGCCTAGTAATGCTGACCTCGCACAAGTCCCATAAGTGCCCGATTCCTTTATCGAGGAGTGCCTCTACATCGGCATCTTCCTCTCCGGAATGGGATGCTGCACCTGTGGTACTGGCATCCAAGCCTCCTGTACCGGTGCTTTCCCTAAAGCAGAAAATTGATGTCCTGCTTCGGGAGGAGCTTGGGGAGCATTTTCagatgctgctcccaacgctgaTTCCTCCGGTgccagtccagcctgagcatgtACCCGTGACCATGAGCACTGTCGACACCGCATCGATGCATCGCAAGGATGCTTCACAGGTGTCGGGCCTGCCACCTATGACACTGACACCAATGCATCGATCTTCACGGCATCGATCCAAGTCTTAACACATGTCATCCTCCAGGCATTCGGATAACAGCCCTGTTAAGTCGGGGAAAGTCTCTCACAAGTGCAAGCACACTGAGACTCCGACACCGGAACGGCACCGATCCAAGCGCCGTTCCCCTTCGATGCTCATGGAGTCAGATTTGCAGGCAGATTCTGATCCTGATCCATCTTTTTCTGACTCTGATGCGGAGGATTCACATGCATCGCGTTCTTCAAGAGGTTATCCACCACATGAAACTTGTCTCACCAATAAACTTACTTTTTCAAAGTTTATCCATCAAATGGGTCAGGATCTTTCAATCCAGTTGGAGGCTGACTCCAAATATAGTAAAGAATATTTGGATAGACTAGACtatgatcagcctccaaaggagaTGCTAAAGCTTCCTCTCCATGGCATACTGAGGGAGACCTTTTTCAAAAATTTAGAATCTCCCCTCTCAGTGCCAGTAGCGCTTTGCAAGTTGGAGTCATTATATAAAATCATTGCCCTgcctgggtttgacaagcctcagttACCTCACCAGTCTCTGCTTGTTGAGTCTACTCTGAAGAAATGCACCTTTTCCAATGTTTACGCCTCGTTCCTTCCTGGCAGGGAGGActgtaccatggacaagtttagAAGGAGGCTTTAACAGAACTCCATGTTTGCAAACAGGGcagtgaactacaatttttatttttcctgctaCCTGAAACACCCTGGTCAAGCAGTATAATGGGTTTACTAAATACGTTCTGGCCCGGAAGGGAAAGACTTTTCAACATGAAACCATGTGGGATACATTGGTGAAACCAAATAAAAAGTCTCTTTCTTCAAGGCCCTTCAAGCCTGCTCCTTCATATCAACAGCGTTTTGCAGTTAAGGCTTCCACTCCAGCCCGCCCTCTGCCAAAGAAACAAAAGCATCAGTGTCCACCTAAGGCTCAGCCCACTGCTCCCACAAAAAATACCCAGTCTTTTTGACCAATTTCTGGAGAGCATAGCTACAATTCAATTACATcatcctcttcctcagccaattggAGGGCGTCTCCAACTTTACATCAGTCGTTGGGAACTTATCACCTCAGATCTTTGGGTCCTCAAAATCATTCGGGAGGGCTATTCCCTACATTTCACTGCACTTCCGCTAGACCATCCGCCAAGAGAGTCTCTCTTCTGCAGGAAGTCCAGTccttccttctcaatgccatcaaagAAGTTCCCGTC
Coding sequences:
- the KLHL15 gene encoding kelch-like protein 15 isoform X1 is translated as MAGVVEGYSSSIHDTSVSAGFRALYEEGLLLDVTLVIEDHPFQAHKALLATQSDYFRIMFTADMRERDQDKIHLKGLTATGFSHVLQFMYYGNIELSMTTVHEILQAAMYVQLTEVVKFCCSFLLAKICLENCAEIMRLLDDFSVNIEGVREKLDSFLLENFVPLMSRPEFLSYLSFEKLMSYLDNDHLSRFPEIELYEAVQAWLRHDRRRWRHTDTIIQNIRFCLMTPSSVFEKSFLSTERDSSHAHLHQVKTSEFFRYSRQLRHEVEQALNYFHSIHEQPLMEIKSNRIRSAKPQTAVFRGMIGHSMVNSKILLLHKPRVWWELEGPQVPLRPDCLAIVNNFVFLLGGEELGPDGEFHASSKVFRYDPRQNSWLRMSDMSVPRSEFAVGVIGRYIYAVAGRTRDETFYSTERYDITEDKWEFVDPYPVNKYGHEGTVLSNKLYITGGITSSSTSKQVCVFDPSKEGTVEQRTRRTQVLTNCWENRCKMNYARCFHKMISYGGKLYVFGGVCVILRASFESQGCPSTEVYDPDTDQWTILASMPVGRSGHGVAVLEKQIMVLGGLCYNGHYSDSILTFDPEDNKWKEDEYPRMPCKLDGLQVCSLHFPEYVLEHVRRCS
- the KLHL15 gene encoding kelch-like protein 15 isoform X2, whose translation is MAGVVEGYSSSIHDTSVSAGFRALYEEGLLLDVTLVIEDHPFQAHKALLATQSDYFRIMFTADMRERDQDKIHLKGLTATGFSHVLQFMYYGNIELSMTTVHEILQAAMYVQLTEVVKFCCSFLLAKICLENCAEIMRLLDDFSVNIEGVREKLDSFLLENFVPLMSRPEFLSYLSFEKLMSYLDNDHLSRFPEIELYEAVQAWLRHDRRRWRHTDTIIQNIRFCLMTPSSVFEKVKTSEFFRYSRQLRHEVEQALNYFHSIHEQPLMEIKSNRIRSAKPQTAVFRGMIGHSMVNSKILLLHKPRVWWELEGPQVPLRPDCLAIVNNFVFLLGGEELGPDGEFHASSKVFRYDPRQNSWLRMSDMSVPRSEFAVGVIGRYIYAVAGRTRDETFYSTERYDITEDKWEFVDPYPVNKYGHEGTVLSNKLYITGGITSSSTSKQVCVFDPSKEGTVEQRTRRTQVLTNCWENRCKMNYARCFHKMISYGGKLYVFGGVCVILRASFESQGCPSTEVYDPDTDQWTILASMPVGRSGHGVAVLEKQIMVLGGLCYNGHYSDSILTFDPEDNKWKEDEYPRMPCKLDGLQVCSLHFPEYVLEHVRRCS